The Papaver somniferum cultivar HN1 chromosome 3, ASM357369v1, whole genome shotgun sequence genome includes a region encoding these proteins:
- the LOC113361885 gene encoding peroxidase 4-like: protein MASSSKVLVLFIVILFIGSSNAKFSVNYTPKSKSCKHIFSTVKSVVSAAVSKERRMGASLLRLHFHDCFVNGCDGSILLDDASNFTGEQNANPKQNSVRGFNVIDDIKTAVEKVCPGVVSCADILTMAARESVVLVSSTLISFMFSLRRRK, encoded by the exons ATGGCTTCCTCTTCCAAAGTACTAGTCCTTTTTATTGTGATACTTTTTATAGGAAGTTCTAATGCTAAATTCTCGGTAAATTATACTCCAAAGTCCAAATCATGTAAGCATATTTTCTCTACTGTGAAATCTGTTGTTAGCGCAGCGGTATCCAAAGAACGAAGAATGGGTGCTTCTCTTCTCCGCTTGCATTTTCATGACTGCTTTGTCAAT GGATGTGATGGTTCAATTCTGCTCGATGACGCATCAAATTTCACAGGGGAGCAAAACGCGAATCCTAAGCAGAATTCTGTGAGGGGGTTCAATGTTATTGATGATATAAAGACTGCAGTAGAGAAGGTGTGCCCAGGGGTTGTGTCATGTGCAGATATCCTGACAATGGCTGCTCGAGAATCTGTTGTACTCGTAAGTAGTACTCTGATCAGCTTTATGTTCTCATTacgaagaagaaaataa
- the LOC113357995 gene encoding uncharacterized protein LOC113357995, whose product MGARTEDEKRGSGTQVEEGEQREEAEAQYVEAKTSVWWDIEHCPVPFLHSRQGLSSSSSSSHSIAQNIASALKKMNYRGPISVSAYGDTNRIPTSVQHALSSTGITLNHVPSGVKDASDKKILVDMLFWAVDNPAPANYLLISGDRDFSNALHQLRMRRYNILLAQPPSACAPLVAAAKSVWIWSVLLAGGSPLPNKGRDTLLLHPVSGSVSLGNQKISSNARTFGNSHKVVKQVWKVSQFNSISRTSGDPVHEDAHQSNESSEEEQLKVAPHQFFGAKKSKATSSTNSTHSSDGTIPENLDPSLSTWNRLSSNYELHYPHHARSKSLPTEADSDPVNVYSQSTGYPSGFQSPHHLQPQNRVSKSNFNTEGYPVAPELASSGMCTNDYPIDFWDCQGCPQPPDYMEGLIGVILLALGGLKENKMAPTEANIADWILYGDPTHHNIDVKEVLDISIERGRVNKRQVGALLVYIGKTQGELWRCVNPIGGNLRQYPKEVWDEVKKFLLSPNGRSDVIASKCRFEAATILRDACLQNYVLGDVLLILDTVITIKRWIKPHFSGWHPVKVSPFIE is encoded by the exons ATGGGTGCAAGAACAGAGGATGAAAAGAGAGGAAGTGGAACACAGGTTGAAGAAGGAGAACAAAGAGAGGAAGCGGAAGCACAATATGTAGAAGCAAAAACATCAGTATGGTGGGATATTGAACACTGTCCTGTTCCATTTCTTCATTCTCGTCAAGggttatcttcttcatcatcttcttcgcaTTCAATAGCACAGAACATAGCTTCAGCACTAAAGAAAATGAATTACAGAGGACCCATTTCTGTATCTGCTTACGGTGATACAAACCGTATACCGACTTCTGTTCAACATGCTCTTTCTAGTACCGGCATAACTCTCAACCATGTCCCTTCTG GTGTAAAAGATGCTAGTGATAAGAAGATTCTGGTTGACATGTTATTTTGGGCAGTAGACAATCCTGCTCCAGCTAATTATTTGTTGATTTCTGGCGACCGAGACTTCTCCAATGCTCTTCATCAATTACGGATGAGAAGATACAATATACTTTTAGCGCAACCACCAAGTGCATGTGCTCCACTTGTTGCTGCAGCTAAAAGTGTGTGGATTTGGAGTGTTCTTCTTGCAGGAGGATCACCATTGCCTAATAAGGGCCGAGATACATTGCTACTACATCCTGTTTCTGGTAGTGTCTCCTTGGGAAACCAAAAGATATCTAGTAATGCAAGGACTTTTGGTAATAGTCATAAAGTCGTTAAACAGGTGTGGAAAGTATCACAATTCAACAGTATATCAAGGACCTCAGGTGATCCAGTTCATGAGGATGCTCATCAGAGCAATGAAAGCTCTGAAGAAGAGCAGCTTAAGGTAGCTCCACATCAATTCTTTGGTGCTAAAAAGTCCAAAGCTACGTCTTCCACCAATTCTACACACAGCAGTGATGGTACCATCCCCGAGAATCTTGATCCTTCACTGAGCACATGGAACAGGTTATCCAGTAATTATGAACTCCATTATCCCCATCATGCAAGGTCGAAAAGTCTTCCTACAGAAGCTGATTCTGATCCGGTTAATGTTTATTCACAGAGTACTGGATACCCTTCTGGTTTTCAGTCTCCGCATCATTTACAACCACAAAACAGGGTATCAAAGTCAAACTTCAATACAGAGGGATATCCTGTTGCTCCAGAATTAGCATCCTCCGGAATGTGTACTAACGACTATCCTATTGATTTTTGGGATTGCCAAGGATGTCCGCAACCTCCTGACTATATGGAAGGCCTTATCGGTGTCATTCTACTTGCATTAGGCGGCCTAAAAGAGAATAAGATGGCACCAACTGAAGCAAACATAGCTGATTGGATTCTCTATGGAGATCCTACGCACCACAATATTGATGTTAAGGAAGTGCTGGACATTTCCATTGAGCGAGGGAGAGTAAACAAGCGGCAAGTTGGTGCACTTCTGGTTTACATTGGGAAGACTCAGGGAGAGCTTTGGAGGTGTGTTAACCCTATCGGTGGAAATCTTAGGCAGTATCCGAAGGAAGTGTGGGATGAAGTCAAGAAGTTTCTATTATCACCGAATGGAAGATCTGACGTTATTGCTTCCAAGTGCAG GTTTGAAGCAGCTACTATTCTTAGGGATGCTTGCTTACAGAACTATGTCTTGGGTGATGTGCTCTTAATTTTGGACACGGTAATCACAATAAAAAGGTGGATCAAGCCTCATTTTTCGGGATGGCATCCAGTAAAAGTTAGTCCATTTATAGAGTAA
- the LOC113357996 gene encoding uncharacterized protein LOC113357996, with amino-acid sequence MPPHRSGGMVDPGWEHGCAQENNKKKVKCNYCGKVVSGGIFRFKQHLARISGQVTYCNNAPEEVCLKMKEILEGCQSIKKQRQISEEEEQATLPWHSNEDYEIEESPVVSKQKLRQVIANDKSAVMHKTPLRSLGYTDPGWEHGVAQEEGKKKVKCNYCQKVVSGGINRFKQHLARIPGEVAPCKNAPEQVYLDMKENMKWHRTGRKNLRPDTKETASFYMHSDNDYVPEEEQDEDLVDYGSPTKLLAYEESLERDTNRRVRRRPSDNESQPKRSKLDTISHKMLTNNTPVSQPSANVIKVKLGSSIRNSKEVTSAICKFFYHAGIPTNAASSPYFQKMLDSVGQYGQGLKIPSSEHIAGQFLEDEIAEIKKYSVDIKGHFTSFGCTIMADSWKDSQGRTLINFFVSCPRGRYFVSSVDSTDIVEDAENLFKLLDGVVEEIGEEHVVQVITDNTATYKLAGKMLEEKRKSLFWTPCAASCIDQMLEDFVKIKWVGECMNDGQTVTKFIYNRPWLLNLMKKEFTRGRELLSSAHTRITSGFANLQRLLEHRNDIKRMFQSDKWVSSRFSKLDEGKGVENIVLNPTFWKKMQFVKKSVEPILQVLQKLDTEERLPMGSLYNDLYKAKHTIKSIHGDDIQKYGPYWEVIENHWDSFHHPLYMAAYFLNPSCRYRPDFDNHPEQSEIIRGLNECIFRLEPDPSRRVSASKQIIEFTAAKADFGMELAVSLRTEQDPATWWEHHGISCLDLRRIAMRILGQTCSAFGCEHHWSIYDRIRSKTHNLVANKRLNDLIYVHYNLRLKERHTKRTVNNSTSLDTMLLENLLGDWTVESERPTLQENKEIFLDETEQGETDENEANLDVHSGAMIESLEVQPVVEVTAKVEDEDLNLLDDLTD; translated from the exons ATGCCTCCACATAGATCGGGAGGAATGGTTGACCCTGGATGGGAGCATGGATGTGCTCAAGAGAACAATAAGAAGAAAGTCAAGTGTAATTATTGTGGGAAAGTAGTAAGTGGTGGGATATTTAGGTTCAAGCAACATTTAGCTAGGATTTCAGGTCAAGTTACATACTGCAACAATGCGCCAGAAGAAGTTTGTTTGAAAATGAAAGAAATTTTGGAAGGATGTCAATCTATTAAGAAGCAAAGGCAGATatcagaagaagaagagcagGCGACATTGCCTTGGCATTCTAATGAGGATTATGAGATAGAAGAGAGTCCGGTTGTTAGTAAACAGAAGCTGAGGCAAGTCATTGCGAATGATAAGAGCGCGGTTATGCACAAGACTCCTCTACGGTCACTTGGATATACTGATCCTGGTTGGGAACACGGTGTTGCACaagaagaagggaaaaagaaGGTGAAATGCAACTACTGTCAAAAAGTTGTTAGTGGTGGTATAAACAGGTTCAAACAGCATCTAGCTAGGATACCTGGAGAAGTCGCTCCGTGCAAAAATGCTCCAGAGCAAGTATATCTTGATATGAAAGAGAACATGAAGTGGCATCGTACTGGCAGGAAAAATCTGAGACCCGATACTAAGGAAACAGCAAGTTTCTACATGCACTCAGATAATGATTATGTACCGGAGGAAGAACAAGACGAAGATCTTGTAGATTATGGTAGTCCAACAAAGTTATTAGCTTATGAAGAAAGCTTGGAGAGGGACACAAACAGGAGAGTTAGGCGTAGACCTTCTGATAATGAATCACAACCAAAACGATCAAAATTGGATACTATTAGTCATAAGATGCTGACAAACAATACACCAGTATCACAGCCATCAGCCAATGTGATAAAAGTAAAGCTAGGATCTTCTATAAGAAATAGCAAGGAAGTTACATCTGCGATTTGCAAATTTTTCTATCATGCTGGAATTCCTACAAATGCAGCCAGTTCTCCATATTTCCAGAAGATGCTGGACTCGGTTGGTCAATATGGTCAAGGCTTGAAAATCCCTTCTAGTGAACATATAGCTGGTCAGTTTCTCGAGGATGAAATTGCTGAGATTAAGAAGTACTCTGTGGATATTAAGGGTCATTTTACAAGTTTTGGCTGTACTATTATGGCTGATAGCTGGAAAGATTCACAAGGGCGAACACTAATCAACTTCTTTGTATCTTGTCCACGTGGCAGATACTTtgtttcttctgttgattcgaCTGATATCGTAGAAGATGCTGAAAATTTGTTCAAGTTGTTGGACGGAGTAGTAGAAGAGATCGGCGAGGAACATGTGGTGCAG GTTATAACCGATAATACTGCAACTTATAAACTTGCTGGGAAAATGCTCGAGGAGAAGAGGAAGAGTTTGTTCTGGACACCATGTGCTGCCTCTTGTATTGATCAGATGCTAGAAGATTTTGTGAAGATTAAGTGGGTAGGGGAGTGCATGAACGATGGCCAAACGGTTACAAAGTTCATTTATAACCGACCATGGCTGCTAAATCTAATGAAGAAAGAATTTACAAGGGGTCGGGAACTTCTTAGTTCCGCTCATACGAGGATTACGTCTGGTTTTGCTAATTTGCAAAGATTATTGGAACATAGGAATGAcattaaaagaatgtttcaatcagaTAAATGGGTTTCATCCCGCTTTTCTAAACTGGATGAAGGCAAAGGAGTTGAGAATATCGTCTTAAATCCTACGTTttggaagaagatgcaatttGTAAAAAAATCTGTGGAGCCTATCTTGCAAGTGCTTCAGAAGTTGGATACTGAAGAACGACTGCCCATGGGATCTCTTTACAATGACCTTTACAAGGCTAAGCACACGATCAAGTCTATCCATGGTGATGATATCCAGAAATACGGACCATACTGGGAAGTGATCGAAAACCATTGGGACTCATTCCATCATCCTTTGTATATGGCAGCTTACTTCCTCAATCCGTCATGCCGTTATCGTCCCGATTTCGACAAC CACCCGGAGCAGTCCGAGATTATTCGTGGACTAAATGAATGTATTTTTCGACTAGAGCCAGATCCTTCAAGGAGAGTTTCTGCATCTAAGCAG ATTATTGAATTTACTGCTGCGAAAGCTGATTTTGGGATGGAGTTGGCTGTAAGCTTAAGAACAGAACAGGACCCAG CTACATGGTGGGAACACCATGGAATTAGTTGCCTAGATCTTCGACGGATAGCCATGCGCATATTAGGCCAGACGTGCTCGGCCTTTGGATGTGAACATCACTGGAGTATATATGACCGGATCCGTTCAAAGACACACAACCttgttgcaaacaaaagattgaaTGACTTGATATATGTTCATTACAACTTGCGTCTTAAGGAACGCCATACAAAAAGAACAGTCAACAACTCTACCTCACTTGACACTATGCTGTTAGAGAACCTATTGGGTGACTGGACTGTGGAGTCTGAGAGACCAACCTTGCAGGAAAACAAG GAGATTTTCCTTGATGAGACAGAACAGGGAGAAACTGATGAAAACGAAGCTAATCTTGACGTTCACTCGGGTGCTATGATCGAGTCTTTGGAGGTTCAACCAGTTGTCGAAGTCACCGCGAAAGTCGAAGATGAAGATCTTAATTTACTCGATGATTTGACTGATTAA